A part of Vigna radiata var. radiata cultivar VC1973A chromosome 11, Vradiata_ver6, whole genome shotgun sequence genomic DNA contains:
- the LOC106776937 gene encoding plant-specific TFIIB-related protein PTF2-like: MSPSSCSYCGKTSFIRDDESGALICSSCGCIQQFDQFEAQIGGIDGPQGTFIHVGTAGSGSVYSYRERKHFSAKSTIEEVTYSLGLSSKNSDVRSMVYTITDGEFGQGEWFRVLVGACAYVVMRREDRPLPMAEIASTVGCDIYEIGKMIQRVVDFLDLRPDFPEFDIVHSLERTIKNSSVFSSVESGVIEKMRKQGVFLIQCAVKWFLSTGRRPLPLVVAVLVFVAELNGVVVVMEELAKEVHATVSTCRLRYKELLQTLVKAAQVLPWGKDVTVKNIVKNAPLVIRYMERKVMLNPGETQEKRKGLDRAAVDLEDVVAECLRHDNEFEYGVDGVTSRKDLQYFSLESKSVEDADRMQISTECLSVMYKKFLDQNRCAEPLRGSGNARKRIIFQFDILECREWWDGKSELSKKLMLKELMEKDVGVDTMPPSFVNGQLKCKMRKEKINAAKLRIKRIMHPVDANLGDVSVPLDSSCPERRRKRKGMVVDDVDWEDLIIETLVLHQVKDEEIEKGHYNTLLDLHVFNSGIV, translated from the coding sequence ATGTCTCCTTCTTCTTGCAGCTACTGTGGCAAAACCTCATTTATCCGCGACGATGAATCTGGTGCGTTGATATGTtcttcttgcggttgcattCAGCAATTCGACCAATTTGAAGCCCAAATCGGCGGCATCGATGGTCCCCAGGGTACTTTCATCCATGTGGGCACCGCCGGTTCCGGCAGCGTATATTCTTATAGAGAGAGGAAACACTTTAGCGCAAAAAGCACCATCGAGGAAGTAACCTACAGTCTAGGGTTATCTTCCAAGAACAGCGACGTTAGGAGCATGGTGTACACCATAACCGATGGTGAGTTTGGCCAGGGTGAGTGGTTCCGCGTGCTCGTCGGCGCGTGCGCGTATGTTGTGATGCGGAGGGAGGACCGACCCTTGCCCATGGCGGAGATTGCCTCCACGGTGGGGTGCGACATCTATGAAATCGGTAAGATGATTCAGCGTGTTGTTGATTTTTTGGATCTGAGACCTGATTTTCCGGAGTTTGACATTGTGCATTCGTTggaaagaacaataaaaaattcGAGTGTTTTTTCCTCTGTTGAGAGCGGTGTGATTGAGAAGATGCGGAAACAGGGGGTGTTTTTGATTCAATGTGCGGTGAAGTGGTTTTTGAGCACCGGTCGCCGGCCCCTTCCGCTGGTGGTGGCGGTCTTGGTGTTTGTGGCGGAGTTGAATGGGGTCGTGGTGGTGATGGAGGAATTGGCTAAGGAAGTTCATGCTACGGTTTCAACTTGTAGGCTAAGATATAAGGAGTTGCTTCAGACGCTTGTGAAGGCTGCGCAGGTGTTGCCTTGGGGTAAGGATGTTACTGTTAAAAACATTGTTAAGAATGCGCCTTTGGTGATTCGGTATATGGAGAGGAAGGTTATGTTGAATCCTGGGGAGACTCAGGAGAAGAGGAAGGGTCTTGATCGAGCTGCGGTGGACTTGGAGGATGTGGTTGCTGAATGCTTGAGACATGACAATGAATTTGAATACGGCGTTGATGGCGTGACTTCGCGTAAGGATTTACAGTATTTTTCGTTGGAGAGTAAAAGTGTTGAGGATGCTGACAGAATGCAGATTTCCACTGAATGCTTGTCTGTGATGTATAAGAAGTTTTTAGATCAAAATCGTTGTGCTGAGCCATTGCGAGGGAGCGGGAATGCTCGGAAAAggattatttttcaatttgatattCTGGAGTGTAGGGAGTGGTGGGATGGAAAATCTGAATTGAGCAAGAAGCTTATGCTTAAGGAACTAATGGAGAAGGATGTTGGTGTGGATACAATGCCGCCATCATTTGTCAACGGTCAATTGAAATGTAAAATGAGGAAGGAGAAAATCAATGCTGCTAAGTTGCGGATAAAACGAATTATGCATCCAGTAGATGCTAATCTAGGTGATGTTTCTGTCCCTTTAGATAGCTCTTGTCctgaaagaaggaggaagagaAAAGGAATGGTAGTGGACGATGTTGATTGGGAAGACCTTATTATTGAGACCCTTGTTCTTCATCAAgtaaaagatgaagaaattGAGAAGGGGCATTACAATACCTTACTGGATCTACATGTGTTCAACTCTGGCATTGTATGA
- the LOC106777908 gene encoding single-stranded DNA-binding protein WHY1, chloroplastic has translation MFHIVHSLPLKHLSLPFHSFVPPKFIVPLNRNFSFIFPTSLSVRCNHSNIVEPFPPLPQYPSVAELPQRVYADYSVYTAKGVLTLTPKPPEFESKASGAFGVSREGYMLLQFAPSVGTEESIYDWNQKQVFSLSVSEMGTLISLGAMESWEFSRKTAKAKSNGIEVRKVLKVEPLLDATGHSFSLSVYKKPANMEEIEENIYLPITRAQLAVLRSIFNYIVPYLLGWNAFASTIKAEVYSQMNSANPRYSANNEWNR, from the exons ATGTTCCACATTGTTCACTCCCTCCCCTTAAAGCACCTCTCACTACCCTTCCACTCTTTTGTTCCTCCCAAATTCATTGTTCCTTTGAATAGgaacttttctttcatttttccaaCTTCTCTCTCTGTCAGATGCAACCACTCCAACATCGTGGAACCCTTCCCACCACTGCCTCAATATCCCTCGG TTGCAGAATTGCCGCAAAGGGTGTACGCAGATTACTCTGTTTATACAGCGAAGGGTGTGCTCACCTTGACTCCTAAACCTCCGGAATTTGAATCAAAAGCT TCTGGGGCGTTTGGGGTGTCTAGGGAAGGTTATATGTTGCTCCAGTTTGCTCCTTCTGTTGGTACCGAAGAATCCATATATGATTGGAACCAAAAGCAG GTATTCTCACTTTCTGTAAGTGAAATGGGGACTCTAATTAGCCTTGGTGCAATGGAGTCTTGGGAATTTTCTCGTAAGACTGCTAAGGCAAAAAG CAATGGAATTGAAGTTAGAAAAGTTTTGAAAGTGGAGCCACTTCTGGATGCTACTGGTCACTCATTTAGCTtaa GTGTTTATAAAAAACCTGCGAACATGGAGGAAATTGAGGAAAACATCTATCTCCCTATTACAAGGGCGCAGCTAGCAGTTTTAAGGTCAATTTTCAAT TATATCGTGCCGTACCTTCTAGGTTGGAATGCATTTGCAAGCACCATAAAGGCAGAGGTATATAGTCAAATGAACAGTGCCAACCCCAGATACAGTGCAAATAATGAATGGAACAGATAG